One Capsicum annuum cultivar UCD-10X-F1 chromosome 2, UCD10Xv1.1, whole genome shotgun sequence genomic window carries:
- the LOC107858559 gene encoding nucleolin 2 — MRTRSADKKSAVKNQTPIEPPAEPKRTPSRAKQTRDVASKSTPPAEEAKASDADEAVQSTPVAKTASGRKAARRAVRKVVKKSPASSKTNLDKTPRSEDAGMAMLEDSVEEKDATVSKDDHFKEKDAEESKECVKEGDTEDSKEDHVKEEDVLESKESIKEEETEDSNQVPVKEDPKEDPVNEKDLQDPTEDAAKEKDGEDLKEDIVKEGDAEDSIENDMKEKDAEDSKEDLVTGEAAEDSKEPVKEKDAEDSKENAMEEKDAEESKEDLVMGEAAEDSKEYLVKDEDAEGLKEDVAKEKDGEESKEDFDKEEDAEDSKENPVEKHAEGSKECPVMEEDAEDSKEDPATEEDAEDSKEDPATEEDAEDSKENPVMGEDADNSKEDPVKEKDAEDLNDAGPTSMYETNEEIEESSNNLVATAKNVGDSVMEDQNEKEEEHAGDAQEESSNNLVATTKNDGDSVMEDQNEEEEEQAGDAQEEPAQNTLMYLDEVTVVTDVRLPEEIGHSERTSENQEPTVTYVKSQEPIVEDMKSLDSQGLVTTELKSQESEGSNKGKEGLELRGEKDDGSTPTGGDVNAQCAENRMEEDTDRKMKGKYISLDEAGEDKIEAFADQENDEEYVEDDEPEHCEEAETLEDERAQLNALTKERKKRKELEVFVGGLDRDAVEEDLKRAFQHVGEVIDVRMNKELSTNKNKGYAFVKFATKEQVSRALAEMRNPVIRGKRCGTSPSEDNDTLFLGNICNTWTKEAVRLKLKDYGVEGVENINLVADPKREGLSRGFAFLEFSCHTDALTAYKRLQRPDVVFGHSERTAKIAFAEPLRDPDPEVMAQVKSVFIDGLPPYWDEDRVREKFKCFGEIARITLARNISTAKRKDFGFVDFGLHEAAVACVEGVNNTELGDGNLKAKVRARLSNPQPKTQAVKGGMSGGFRISRGPMGRGFLRGHSFGRAIFPRGRGFHPRRPGHVGRMGFTEHEFGSPYPPFRGRSNAGRGGRWNFSGAHPVSSEGPMFVDRMRHQDRGHADDAFFRRQQFPIEGLNRPFMDRRFEDRYHYDNTNHGLKRPFSMTDPNPDYLGPSRRPRFDHSDSASSLQGDRYRDNFPPGGDLYTRDYYGADYGRGQYPSFYGGGRPYGRGYGRGHY; from the exons ATGAGAACTCGAAGCGCCGATAAGAAGTCTGCCGTGAAAAATCAAACCCCTATCGAGCCGCCTGCCGAACCGAAACGTACTCCTTCTAGGGCTAAGCAAACTAGGGACGTTGCGTCCAAAAGCACACCACCAG CTGAAGAAGCAAAAGCTTCAGATGCAGATGAGGCTGTTCAATCAACACCAGTAGCAAAAACCGCTTCAGGTAGGAAAGCTGCTCGAAGGGCTGTGAGGAAGGTGGTAAAGAAAAGTCCTGCTTCTTCTAAAACTAATTTGGATAAAACACCTAGATCAGAAGATGCTGGAATGGCAATGCTTGAAGATTCTGTCGAAGAGAAGGATGCAACAGTCTCAAAGGATGATCATTTCAAAGAGAAAGATGCAGAAGAATCAAAGGAATGTGTTAAGGAGGGAGATACAGAGGACTCGAAGGAAGATCATGTGAAGGAGGAAGATGTACTGGAATCAAAGGAATCTATCAAGGAGGAAGAGACAGAGGACTCAAACCAAGTTCCTGTCAAGGAGGACCCAAAGGAAGATCCTGTCAATGAGAAAGATCTACAGGACCCAACGGAAGACGCTGCGAAGGAGAAAGATGGAGAAGACTTAAAGGAAGATATTGTCAAGGAGGGAGATGCAGAGGACTCAATAGAAAATGATATGAAGGAGAAAGATGCAGAGGATTCAAAGGAAGATCTTGTCACGGGGGAAGCTGCAGAGGACTCAAAGGAACCCGTGAAGGAGAAAGATGCAGAGGACTCAAAAGAAAATGCTATGGAGGAGAAAGATGCAGAGGAGTCAAAGGAAGATCTTGTCATGGGGGAAGCCGCAGAGGACTCAAAGGAATATCTTGTGAAGGATGAAGATGCAGAGGGTTTAAAGGAAGATGTTGCGAAGGAGAAAGATGGCGAGGAGTCGAAGGAAGATTTTGATAAGGAAGAAGATGCAGAGGACTCAAAGGAAAATCCGGTGGAGAAACACGCAGAAGGCTCAAAGGAATGTCCTGTCATGGAGGAAGATGCAGAGGACTCAAAGGAAGATCCTGCCACAGAGGAAGATGCAGAGGACTCAAAGGAAGATCCTGCCACAGAGGAAGATGCAGAGGACTCAAAGGAAAATCCTGTCATGGGGGAAGATGCAGATAATTCAAAGGAAGATCCTGTTAAGGAGAAAGATGCAGAGGACTTAAATGATGCAGGACCAACATCCATGTATGAGACAAATGAGGAAATTGAAGAATCTTCAAATAACTTAGTGGCCACAGCAAAAAATGTTGGTGATTCCGTGATGGAAGATCAAAATGAAAAGGAGGAGGAACACGCAGGTGATGCACAGGAAGAATCTTCAAATAACTTAGTGGCCACAACAAAAAATGATGGTGATTCCGTGATGGAAGATCAAAATGAAGAGGAGGAAGAACAGGCAGGTGATGCACAGGAGGAGCCAGCTCAAAATACTTTAATGTATCTAGATGAAGTTACCGTTGTCACTGATGTGAGATTGCCAGAAGAAATTGGCCACAGTGAGAGAACTTCTGAAAATCAGGAACCTACTGTTACATATGTCAAATCTCAGGAGCCTATTGTTGAGGATATGAAATCTTTAGACAGTCAGGGACTTGTTACAACCGAGCTGAAATCTCAGGAGAGTGAAGGATCtaataaaggaaaagaaggattGGAGTTGAGGGGAGAAAAGGATGATGGTTCAACTCCTACAGGGGGTGATGTAAATGCACAGTGTGCAGAAAATAGAATGGAGGAAGATACAGATAGGAAGATGAAAGGAAAGTATATTTCTCTTGACGAAGCTGGTGAAGATAAAATAGAGGCTTTTGCTgatcaagaaaatgatgaagaataTGTGGAAGATGATGAACCTGAGCACTGTGAAGAAGCCGAGACGTTGGAAGATGAGCGTGCTCAATTGAATGCTCTtacaaaggaaagaaagaagaggAAAGAGCTGGAAGTATTTGTTGGTGGGTTAGACCGTGATGCTGTGGAGGAGGATCTGAAAAGGGCGTTCCAGCATGTTGGGGAGGTTATTGATGTTCGAATGAACAAAGAGTTGTCAACAAACAAGAACAAGGGATATGCCTTTGTGAAGTTTGCAACTAAGGAGCAAGTTAGCCGTGCTTTGGCTGAAATGAGAAATCCAGTT ATTCGGGGAAAGCGATGCGGGACTTCTCCAAGTGAGGACAATGACACCTTATTCTTGGGAAACATTTGCAACACATGGACAAAGGAAGCC GTGAGACTAAAGCTGAAAGATTATGGTGTAGAAGGTGTTGAAAACATTAATCTGGTGGCTGATCCGAAACGTGAAGGTTTGAGTCGTGGCTTTGCGTTTCTCGAGTTCTCTTGTCACACTGATGCCCTGACGGCGTACAAAAGGCTTCAAAGACCTGATGTTGTTTTTGGTCACTCTGAGAGGACTGCCAAAATAGCTTTTGCTGAACCTTTACGTGATCCAGATCCAGAGGTAATGGCTCAAGTGAAGTCTGTATTTATTGATGGACTCCCTCCTTATTGGGATGAAGATCGCGTCCGTGAAAAATTTAAATGTTTTGGGGAGATTGCGAGAATAACGCTAGCCAGGAATATATCAACAGCAAAGCGGAAGGATTTTGGATTTGTTGATTTCGGGTTACATGAAGCTGCTGTTGCTTGCGTTGAGGGCGTTAATAACACAGAGCTTGGTGATGGGAATTTGAAG GCAAAAGTGCGAGCCAGGCTTTCAAATCCTCAACCAAAAACTCAGGCTGTGAAAGGTGGAATGTCTGGAGGGTTCCGGATTAGCCGTGGTCCCATGG GAAGGGGCTTTCTGCGAGGACATAGTTTTGGTAGAGCTATTTTTCCGCGTGGTAGGGGATTTCACCCTCGTAGACCTGGTCATGTCGGTAGAATGGGCTTCACTGAGCATGAGTTTGGGAGCCCTTATCCTCCTTTCCGTGGAAGGTCAAACGCTGGACGAG GTGGGAGGTGGAATTTCAGTGGCGCTCATCCAGTATCTAGTGAGGGTCCAATGTTTGTTGATAGAATGAGGCATCAAGACAGAGGCCATGCTGATGATGCCTTCTTTAGGAGACAACAATTTCCTATTGAAGGACTTAACAGGCCATTCATGGATAGGCGATTTGAGGACCGTTACCATTATGATAACACTAACCATGGATTAAAGAGGCCCTTTTCTATGACA GACCCGAATCCGGATTATTTGGGGCCTAGCAGACGTCCTCGGTTTGATCATTCAGATTCTGCAAGTTCTCTTCAAGGAGATCGTTATAGAG ATAATTTTCCTCCCGGTGGCGATCTCTACACACGTGATTATTATGGCGCTGAC TATGGGAGAGGCCAATATCCATCTTTCTATGGAGGTGGTCGTCCATATGGTCGTGGTTATGGTCGTGGTCATTATTAG